From the genome of Triticum aestivum cultivar Chinese Spring chromosome 3B, IWGSC CS RefSeq v2.1, whole genome shotgun sequence, one region includes:
- the LOC123067391 gene encoding formin-like protein 14 — protein MVRRWILVVAISSLSSRASTSPQSFLRTGGAWRTRRFPTSQPQPPLSSSFSVPPLTSRVAPPPPPPDPARPSLPPPPGKPPVVSRRLRRPPQPLPSLHVPSPRLQPPRPAKPTGSPPRAAIGPDPVRPGPLARLPAPSLDPLAAASSLRSGHEGPRRSRNTRPRHLAASSPASNQQPHRRRQEPRRRPPRPQVSPDPGSPGPDLPVPAGTALRRPVLACLLPAPSAPPLCLVPAQERGARRLARSCTRVRVGLKPAQPSSLQHAPARSTSSACPSLSTDLGHGP, from the exons ATGGTGAGgcggtggatcctggtggtggcgatctcgAGCTTGTCATCTCGGGCGTCGACGTCGCCCCAGTCGTTCCTGCGGACCGGTGGTGCTTGGCGGACCCG CCGTTTCCCTACCTCCCAGCCGCAGCCACccctctcctcctcgttttcggtgCCTCCTCTCACCTCGAgggtcgcgccgccgcctccccctccagaTCCGGCGCGCCCCAGCCTCCCTCCGCCACCTGGCAAGCCGCCAGTGGTCAGCCGCCGCCTACGCCGTCCTCCACAGCCACTCCCAAGCCTCCACGTGCCTTCCCCGCGCCTCCAACCGCCGCGGCCCGCGAAGCCCACGGGGAGTCCGCCCCGGGCCGCGATCGGGCCCGACCCCGTGCGCCCTGGCCCCCTCGCCCGCTTGCCCGCTCCCTCGCTCGATCCCCTCGCCGCCGCATCGTCCCTGCGCTCCGGCCACGAGGGGCCTCGCCGGAGCAGGAACACCCGACCCCGCCACCTCgcagcctcgtcgccggcgagcaaCCAG caaccccaccgccgccgccaggaacctcgtcgccggcctcctcgtCCTCAAGTCTCGCCGGATCCGGGGTCCCCGGGCCCGGATCTCCCCGTTCCCGCCGGAACCGCCCTGCGCCGCCCCGTCCTTGCCTGCTTGCTGCCGGCGCCATCTGCGCCGCCACTCTGCCTCGTCCCTGCTCAGGAACGAGGAGCTCGTCGCCTCGCCCGCTCGTGCACGCGTGTGCGCGTGGGCCTCAAGCCGGCTCAGCCCAGCTCCCTCCAGCACGCCCCGGCCCGGTCCACCTCCTCTGCCTGCCCAAGCCTCTCCACCgacctgggccatggcccatgA